A DNA window from Parabacteroides johnsonii DSM 18315 contains the following coding sequences:
- a CDS encoding anthranilate synthase component I family protein: MDYTFKTISRKVLGDLHTPVSIYLKVRDIYPESALLESSDFHGNENSLSYIALCPLASIGINNGECTAIFPDGESEVTALTETFNVADAINAFLKRFLIEGLDKKVCGLFGYTAFDAVRYFEDIPVMEAHHEENDAPDMLYILYKYVLVFNHFKNELTLVELLQPGESSNLQEIETLIENRNYASYNFQTIGPETSPISGEEYKAMVREGIRHCLRGDVFQIVLSRRFEQPFKGDDFKVYRALRSINPSPYLFYFDFGGFRIFGSSPETHCKVADRHASIDPIAGTAFRTGNVALDRQRTEALLADPKENAEHVMLVDLARNDLSRNAHDVQVDFYKEVQYYSHVIHLVSRVSGEINTDSNPVKTYIDTFPAGTLSGAPKVRAMQLITDIEKHNRGAYGGCIGFIGFDGDLNQAITIRTFVSRGNVLYYQAGAGIVAKSNDERELQEVNNKLGALKKAIDLATTLIN; this comes from the coding sequence ATGGATTATACATTTAAAACAATAAGCAGGAAGGTTCTCGGTGACCTTCACACACCCGTCAGCATCTACTTGAAGGTGCGAGATATTTATCCGGAATCGGCTTTATTGGAAAGTTCCGATTTCCATGGAAATGAAAACAGCCTTTCCTATATAGCACTTTGTCCGCTGGCAAGTATCGGAATCAATAATGGGGAATGCACCGCTATTTTTCCTGATGGAGAAAGCGAGGTTACGGCATTGACGGAAACATTCAATGTGGCGGATGCCATAAATGCATTTTTGAAGCGTTTCTTGATTGAAGGCCTTGACAAGAAAGTCTGCGGGCTGTTCGGATATACGGCTTTTGACGCTGTACGTTACTTTGAGGACATCCCGGTGATGGAAGCTCACCATGAAGAAAACGATGCACCCGATATGCTTTACATATTATATAAGTATGTACTTGTGTTCAATCACTTCAAAAATGAGTTGACACTGGTAGAATTGCTGCAACCCGGCGAAAGCTCCAATTTGCAGGAGATAGAGACATTGATCGAAAACCGGAACTATGCTTCTTATAACTTCCAGACCATCGGTCCTGAGACATCTCCTATCAGCGGGGAAGAATATAAAGCAATGGTGCGGGAAGGTATCCGCCACTGCCTCCGTGGAGACGTATTCCAGATCGTATTGAGCCGCCGGTTCGAGCAACCGTTCAAAGGAGACGATTTCAAGGTTTACCGGGCCCTCCGGAGTATCAATCCTTCCCCCTATCTGTTTTATTTCGACTTCGGAGGGTTCCGTATCTTCGGTTCCTCACCTGAAACACACTGTAAGGTAGCCGACAGACATGCAAGCATCGACCCGATTGCAGGCACAGCTTTCCGTACGGGAAATGTAGCATTAGACAGACAGCGCACCGAGGCTCTGCTTGCCGATCCGAAAGAGAATGCCGAGCATGTAATGTTAGTCGACCTTGCCCGTAATGACCTCTCGCGCAATGCACATGACGTACAGGTCGATTTCTATAAGGAAGTGCAATACTACAGTCACGTCATTCATCTGGTATCGCGTGTCAGCGGTGAGATCAACACCGATAGTAATCCGGTCAAAACTTATATAGATACATTTCCTGCCGGAACATTGAGCGGAGCACCGAAGGTACGCGCCATGCAATTGATTACAGATATAGAAAAACATAACCGAGGCGCTTATGGTGGTTGCATCGGGTTTATCGGCTTTGATGGAGACTTGAACCAGGCGATCACGATCCGTACATTCGTCAGTCGTGGAAATGTTCTGTACTATCAGGCAGGAGCCGGCATAGTCGCCAAAAGCAATGATGAGCGGGAATTGCAGGAAGTGAATAATAAGTTAGGTGCTCTGAAAAAAGCGATCGACCTGGCAACAACATTAATCAATTGA